A single genomic interval of Metasolibacillus fluoroglycofenilyticus harbors:
- the dtd gene encoding D-aminoacyl-tRNA deacylase, translating to MKVVLQRAKNASVTVNGTITGAIDKGYVLLVGITHADTLEDVQYVAKKVAELRLYEDENGKMNHSILEVGGAILSISQFTLYADVKRGRRPSFTDAARPDFAQTLWQAFNKELGTYGLQVETGIFGAMMDVSLINDGPVTIIVESK from the coding sequence ATGAAAGTCGTGCTCCAACGAGCGAAAAATGCTTCCGTTACAGTGAATGGTACGATAACGGGAGCAATTGATAAAGGCTATGTCTTACTAGTCGGTATTACACATGCAGATACGCTAGAAGATGTTCAATACGTAGCGAAAAAAGTGGCAGAATTACGTCTTTATGAAGATGAAAACGGCAAAATGAACCATTCGATTTTAGAAGTTGGTGGAGCTATTTTATCCATTTCACAATTTACCTTGTATGCCGACGTGAAAAGGGGACGCCGTCCAAGCTTTACAGATGCGGCACGTCCTGATTTTGCGCAAACGCTCTGGCAAGCATTTAACAAAGAGCTAGGCACATATGGTCTACAAGTAGAAACAGGTATTTTTGGGGCAATGATGGATGTTTCCTTAATTAATGATGGACCTGTGACGATTATTGTGGAATCGAAGTGA